The Filimonas lacunae genomic sequence AACCAGGTGCCCATTTACAAAAGTATGTGTAACGGTGGCGGGATAGGTAAAGCCTTCAAAGGGGCTCCAGCCACATTTATACAAGATGTTGGAAGAACTTACTGTGTAGGGTTGGTTCAGGTTTACCAGTACCAGATCGGCATAATAACCTTCCCGTATAAACCCTCTTTCTGCAATCTGAAAGCAGGTAGCTACCGCATGGCTCATCTTCTCCACTACTTTTTCAATGGTAATTTTTCCCTGTTGCACATAATACAGCATGGTTAATAAAGAATGCTGCACCAGTGGCAGGCCGGCGTGAGCATGCTCATAAGCTTCATTCTTTTCTTCCAGTGTATGTGGAGCATGGTCGGTAGCAATTACATCCAGCCTGTCGTCCAGTAAACCCTGCCACAGTGCTTCCCGGTTAAAAGGGGCTTTGATAGCGGGGTTACACTTAATGCGGTTGCCCTGTGCAGCATAATCATCGCTGGTAAAATGCAGGTGATGCACACACACCTCGGCGGTAATACGTTTATCGGCCAGCGGCACCATGTTGGTAAACAGCTGTAATTCTTTTTGGGTGGTGATATGTAAAATATGCAGGCGGCTGTTGTGCTTTTTGGCAAACTGTATGGCCCGGAAAGAAGATTCAAAACACGCTTCTTCGTTGCGGATGATAGGATGGTCGCTGGCATCCAGTAACGGCTTTTCGTTTTTACGTGCTTCCAGGTTGCGTTTGATTATAGCTTCATCTTCGCAATGGGTAGCTATCAGCAGTTCTGAGTTGCCAAATACTTTTTCCAGCATCAGCGGGTTATCTACCAGCAGGTTGCCGGTGCTGCTGCCCATGAATATTTTTACACCGCATACACGGTCTTTCTTCTCATTGGTTTTAAGTACCTCTTCAATATTGTCATTGGCAGTGCCCATGAAAAAAGAGTAGTTGGCCAGCGAAGTGCGGGCGCCTATATCATATTTCTGTTCCAGCAGTTCCTGGCTAAATACGGGCGGCTTGGTATTGGGCATTTCCATAAAACTGGTAACGCCGCCGGCTACTGCTGCTTTGGCTTCGGTATATATAGTGGCTTTATGTGTAAGGCCGGGTTCGCGAAAATGAACCTGATCGTCTATAGCGCCTGGTAAAAGGTGTAAGCCAGTTCCGTCAATTTCAGTAACGGCTTCTGTTACCGCTATGGTGCCGCCTACTTTTTCAATACGGCCGTTCTTTACCCACACATCTCCCTGTGTAATGGTACCCTCATTGACTATGCTTGTATTTCTGATAAGGTAGTTCATGGGGCAAAAGTAAACCCACTGCTTCCAATATGCAAAAGTAAAAACGGGTAGAGATACTAGTCTTCGAGGTTCAATGTAATAAATATCATGCGTGACTGTAATTTGTCAAATACGCTGGAGTACTTCAGGCTGGGGTCACGTGCGTGTATATTGGTAAGGCCGCTGCTGAATTTAATTTCAGGCGACACGGTTACAAACTTGAGATAGAAATTAAACCCGATACCTGCTTCTACGCCAAAATCGTATTTGCGTAGTTTTACCAGGTTTTCGGCATTGCGGGCTGCGCTGTTGCTGGCCAGGTCAATATCATATTTAATCCCGCCCAATAAATAGGTGCGGAAATTATAAATGCGGTCGGAGTTAAATTTAAAATGAAGGGGTAAGCTTACAATGGTAGAGGGCATAGAGCGGGTTTCTGTAACAGACTCACCGCGTGCCGGGTTTTTAAGCGTATACGTAAAGTATTTAGAGCCGCCGATAATTAACTGCGGGTTAGATCGTAATGACCAGCGGGGCGTTAATTGCAAGGTGGCTAACAAACCCAGCGAAATACCTCCTTTGGCACCGGGGTTGGCTACCAGTACGCTGTCATTCTCTAAAAAATGTTCGTTTTTAGAGGTGTGCAGGTAAGAGGTGTTATAAGCCAGGCTTATACCAAAATAATACAGGTAATTGTCATGATCGGGCCTGTTCAGGCCTTCCCTAATCCAAAATTGGGCGTGCGCTGCTGAGGCAGTTAGTAAAACCAGTAAAATTCCTGCTGAGCAGGCTATTTGCTTCCGCAATAAATGCAACATATCCCTAACGTGAGTGTTTTATAGCTCGTATCTCTATATCCTAAACCTTGCATAATACTAACTAACTGTTCGCGTTCGGGAAATGCCTGAACAGAGTCGTTCAGATATTGGTAGGCTTCTTTGTTTTTTGCCAGCATTTTACCTACCCCGGGAGCTATCAGGTTCATATATATGTTATACAGGGTTTTAAAAACGGGTTCTTTCGGTCTTGAAAATTCCAGCACAACCAGTTTTCCACCGGGCTTTAACACGCGTAACATTTCTTTCAACCCTTTTTCCAGGTTCTGAAAGTTACGCACACCAAAAGCCACTGTAATGGCATCAAACGAATTATCCGGAAAATTTATTGTTTCACTGTCTCCTTTCTGTAAGTCAATAATAGCACTTAATCCTTGTTTAACTATCTTCTCGCGGCCAATTTCAAGCATTCCCTCAGAAATGTCTATTCCGGTTATTTTTTTAGGCTGCAGCATGCGGGCAGTCATAATAGCCACATCACCTGTGCCGGTAGCCACATCCAATACGTTCTGGGGTTGCAGGGGCTTTAACAGATTAATTGCCTTTTTTCGCCATTTTACGTCTATGCCCGCGCTTAAAAAGCGGTTCATAAAGTCATACCTGCCAGCTATGCTGTCAAACATATTGGCTACCTGCTGTTTTTTTTCCAGCTCACTATCCTGATAAGGAACAACATGGTCGTGTGCGAAATTTGCCATAGGCGCGAAGATACATAATTGATGCATGTTGAAATAGTTATCGTTTTAGGCCGATTGTTTTCCCCTTGTCTTAGGGGTATATGGTGCTAATCACCTATATTTTTCGTAATTACGCGGTTTGAAAACCTGCTGATTCTATTTACAATAGTAAAACAGTGGTTTCTGGCCTGGTAAAACACACTGTTTACATCGTACATTCACAGCACAATAAAAAAGGAATGCATACAGGAGAAGATATTCGCAGGTTAAACGAGCAGATACAATATGCTGCCGGATTTATTGATGTATTGCGTGCAGAAATGAGCAAAGTGGTGGTAGGGCAGCAATACATGGTAGATCGCTTGTTGATTGGTTTATTAAGTAACGGCCACGTACTGCTGGAAGGCGTACCTGGTTTGGCTAAAACCCTTACCATTAAATCACTGTCTCAGGCGGTGCACGCGCACTTTAGCCGTATTCAGTTTACGCCGGACTTATTACCTGCCGACGTGGTAGGTACTATGATTTATAACCAGCAAAGAGGTGAGTTTGTGGTGCGTAAAGGCCCCGTGTTTGCCAACTTTGTACTGGCGGATGAAATTAACCGTGCCCCTGCAAAGGTGCAGAGTGCCTTGCTGGAAGCGATGCAGGAACGCCAGGTTACCATTGGTGAACATACTTATCCGCTGGACGATCCGTTTCTGGTACTGGCTACTCAAAACCCGCAGGAGCAGGAAGGTACTTACGCCTTGCCGGAAGCCCAGGTGGATCGTTTCATGCTGAAAATTGTGGTAGGTTATCCTGATAAGAAAGAAGAGCAAATGATTGTTCGTTCTCAGGTATTAGGTTTGAAAGGACCTAAAATTACCCCGGTTGTACGCATGGAAGAACTGGTAAAAGGCCGCGATCTGGCCCGCCAGGTGTATATGGACGAAAAGATCGAGCAGTATATTGTGGATCTTGTTTTTGCCACCCGTTTCCCGGATCAGTATGGCCTGAACAAGTTAAAACGCTTTATCAGCTTCGGTGGCTCGCCACGTTGTAGCATTTCATTGGCCCTGGCTGCAAAGTCACAGGCTTTCATGAATAAAAGAGGTTTTGTAATACCAGATGATGTAAAAGCAATTGCGAAAGATGTAATGCGCCACAGGGTAGGTATTACCTACGAAGCAGAGGCGGAAAACATTAAATCTGATCAGCTTGTGGATGAAATTATTAGAGTAGTACAAGTACCATAGTGTCTATGACATCAGCAGAAGTAATTAAAAAAGTACGCACGCTTGAAATTAAAAGCAAGCGTTTAACCGATCACATGTTTGCCGGGGAGTACCTTACTGCCTTCAAGGGCAGGGGTATGAAGTTTAAGGAAGTGCGTGAGTACCAGGCAGGCGATGACCCCAGGTTCATTGACTGGAACGTGTCGGCACGTATGGGCCAGACATTTACCAAGTTGTTTGAAGAAGAAAGGGAGTTAACGGTTTACCTGCTGGTAGATGTGAGTGCAAGTAGCTTATTCGGTACTTTCCGCGAAACCAAGCGTGATCTTATCACACAAATAAGTGCGGTGCTGGCCTTTTCTGCCATAGCCAACAACGATAAAGCCAGTCTTATTTCGTTTAGCGACAAGGTAGAAAAGTACATGCAGCCTAAAAAAGGCCGCGACCATGTACTGCATATTGTAAAAGAATTGTTGACATTTAAACCCAGGTCGGCAAGTACAAGGCTGTTAAAAGCCCTGGACTTTGTAAACCACGTGTCTAAACACAAGAGCATTATTTTTATACTGAGCGATTTTGCCGATACCGGTTATCGCGATGTATTACGTGTAGCAGCACGCAGGCACGACATTATAGGCATTCAGGTGTACGACAGACGCGACAAGCAGTTGCCGCGTATGGGTATTTTACAGGTGCGTGATGCCGAAACAGGACAAACTGTTTGGTTAGATACCAACGACCTGGTAACACGTACCCGTTATAACGAACAGTTTCTGCGTATTAAGCAGGAAGCTAAACTCTCATTCCGGGATGCAGGATGTGACCTGTTACAAATTGCAACAGGGGAAGATTACGTAAAAGCATTGCAGGAATTCTTTATCAGAAGAGCATGACAAAAAAGTTTTTGGTTTATTTCTTATTGGTTTGTTTGTTATCCTGCTTTTCTGTTGTGCGGGCACAGCGCGTGTCGGCAGAGCTGGATAAAGACAAAATACTGATAGGTGGTCAGGTTACCCTGCAGGTGAAACTGGAGGATTTTAACCCCCGTTTGTTTACCCTACAGTCATGGTTCAATATTCCCGATACCGGTAACCACATTGAAGTGGTAAGGCGTGGGAAAATTGACACTGTTCTGGTTGGGGGATACATTACCTATATCCAAAAACTGGTGATCACTTCTTTCGATTCCGGCTCGTGGAAGCTGCCTTTGCTGGCGGTGAACGTTTTTCGCCAGGGCGAAAGCAAGTCTACTGAATTAAAAGCCCCCTGGTTAAACCTGGATGTACTTACGGTAGATGTTTCTGCCATGAAAGAATACCATCCGGTAAAAGGCATTGTTGAAATAAAAATTCTCAACAACGTGTGGCTGATAGGGGTGCTGGCGATTATGTCGCTGGTATCGGGCTACATTCTGTGGTGGTTTATCCGTGTAAGGAAACGGGCCCGTAAAATGGCCCACCTGAGCAGGCTGCGTAAACGTGGACGTTCGCCGCTATACAGGGCAACACAACAGTTTACTGCGCTGAAGAAAGCGGTGCCAATCCCTTACGATCAAATCAAAGAGTTCTATACGCAGGTAGATGATATCTGCAGAATATACCTGTCGGAAATGTTCCTGGAACAAACCATGCAGTGTACTTCTGAAGAAATTATGGTACTGGTAAGAAAATACATTACCGACGAAGAAGCAGTAGAGGAGTTTAGAGTGATGCTGGTAATGTGTGATTCTGTGAAATTTGCCAAGTATCTGCCATCAGCTGCGGCTGACGATCAGCTGGAGTTTATTGAGGTGGCAGCACAGATATTACAACGCATTAACAAACTGTCGAGGTCCAGAACAAAAACCAAATCCAAGAAGAAAAAGAAAGATGCTGACAAAGTGGATTAATGATATTGAATTTGCCTATCCGTTGGCATTGATAGCATTGCTGATAATACCTATTATCATATGGGACTACCTGCGTACCAATAACCGGGTGCAGGCATCTATGATAATAACCACCACCCAGTTTTTGAACAAAAGCAACATGAAAAGTTTGCGTACCAATTTGCGCCACCTGCCATTTGGTTTACGTTGCCTGTCGTTGTTGCTGATTATGATAGCCCTGGCCCGTCCGCAAAAGAAATACTCGGCCCAGAAACTGGAAGGGGAGGGTATTGACATTGTGCTTTGTTTTGATATCAGTGGTAGTATGACGGCCCGCGATCTTTTGCCTAACAGGCTGGAAGCGGCCAAAGAAGTGGCGGTGAACTTTGTGAACAACAGACCTGGTGACCGTATTGGTATTACCATCTTCAGTAACCAAAGCTTTACCCTTTGCCCGCTAACACTGGATCATAATACCGTATTAAACCAGATTCAGAATATTCAGAGTGGTTATTTGCAGGATGAAGGTACTGCCATCGGATCGGGGCTGGCTACCAGTGTAGACCGTTTACGTGCTGCACAATCCAAGTCTAAAATTGTAGTGTTATTAACAGATGGTATAGACTTTGGCGGGGTCATTCCTCCGGATATAGCCAAAGAAATGGCCAAGTTGTACAAAATAAAAGTATATACCATTGGTGTAGGATCGGACAGTACGGTTAGCCAAATGGTAAATGGGGTAGCGGAAGTTACCAAGCTTCAATACAACGAAAGCTTATTAAAAGAGCTGGCTGATTACACAGGCGGTCAGTATTTTCACGCCAATGATAAAAGCGGGTTAAACAAGGTATATGGTAGTATTAACCTGATGGAAAAATCGAAAGTGGAAGTAATCACTTTCAACAAATTCACAGATAACTACCGGGGCATCTTAATAGCTGGATTGCTGGTGCTGGTGATAGAGCTGGTCATACGGTACGCCATACTTCGAAAATTTCCCTAAAAAATACTTCAAAAGGGCTATACCGGCAGGTGTAGCCCTTTTTGTTTCAAAACCAATAACTTCGCAGCTTATATTAATTACAACCATGCGGGCGTTAATTTACAAGTCAACAGGTAGCTGGTATATAGCCAGGGGAGAAGATGGACAGTTGTATAACGCCCGGGTGAAAGGCTCGTTTAAGGTAGAAGGACTTACTTCTACCAACCCTATTGCGGTGGGCGACGAGGTGAACCTGAACCCGGAAGACGAAGCGGATAATGTGGCTACCATTACAGATATTCACGACCGCCGCAATTATATTGCCCGCACCTCGCCACACAACAAAAACAAGCACCATATTGTAGCATCCAATATTGACCAGACCTTATTGTTTGCTACGTTGAAAGATCCTAAAACGTCACAGGGCTTTTTAGATCGTTTCCTGGTTTCGGCCGAAGCGTATCATGTACCTGCTATACTGGTATTTAATAAAAGCGATCTGTTTCGTAAAAAAGAACAGGAACTGTACGATGAGTTGTGGAACATGTACACAGCTATAGGGTATACGGTGCTAAAAATAAGCTTGAAACAGGGAGAAGGCATAGAAGAGCTGAAAACATTGCTACAGGATAAAACCACCCTGGTAAGCGGACATAGCGGTGTAGGTAAATCAACCTTCATCAATCACCTGTTTCCGGATATGGAATTGAAAACGCAGGAGGTGAGTGGTTGGAGTGGCAAAGGTTTGCATACCACTACTTATGCCGAAATGTTTGATTTGCCATTTAACGGAAAGATAATAGATACGCCGGGTATAAGAGAGTTTGGTCTGGTAGATATCAGCCGGCAGGAGCTGTCGCATTATTTCCCCGAAATGCGAGCGTTACTCAATAATTGCCAGTTTAACAATTGCCAGCATATTAACGAACCGGGTTGTGCAGTAAAGGCCGCTGTTGAAAGCGGGGAAATTGCCGAAAGCCGTTTCTTCAGTTATTATAACATACTGGAATCGATAGACGCTAAAAGTTACTAAACGGCCTTGTTGGGTAGTAAACTACTTACCAGCTGTTCGGCCGTAGTGTGATCTTTTTGCGAATGGGTAAACAGGGTAATACCATTATAGATATTATACTGTAAGGTGAGATGGCGTCTACGATATGTAAAGTGCCATTCAATATTATCCGCTTCATCTGTTTTGCTGGTAAAACGAACTTTTTTGTCGTTACCCAGCTGGCGGGTAATAGAATAAAATTCATGCAGCGTTGCTGCATCTTCAACAATAGAAAAACTGCTGGTTGGTGTGCTGGTGCTGTGATATCTGGTTTTCATAGTAACCCCCTTTCCTTCTCAAAGTTTATTCATTTTATATTTAGCCTTCGCGGCTTTTTTCAATACTTTTTTGTCTTTGGGGTTTTCGGCGATAATTCTTTCTGCTCCTACATTTCTACCATCACTAGGACACCCTTTACCTACTCGACACGATTGAAAGGTTAGGGCAAATAACATGCTAGAAAAAAGGATAGTCCGCGTCATCAGTTTTACCATAATGGTATAATTAGGATTTAAAGCAGTTAGTTTCGGTTGTTACACGAACTATCCTACTTAAATAGACAATTGATTTATTATTTCGCTGCATTAAAATCCGAAAACCATGAAGAATATTTTACATAATTATTAGCAATACGGTCAATTTCGCCATGAATCATCTCTTTTGAGATGTCTTTCACTTTTTTTGCAGGAACACCTGCGTAAATACTCCCTGATTCTACAATTGTTCCCTCCAGTACCACGGCACCAGCGGCTATAATAGAATTGCTGTTTACTACGCAACGGTCCATTACAATAGCACCCATGCCTATCAGCACATCATCGTGCAAAGTGCAGCCATGCACCAGGGCATTGTGGCCAATGGAAACATTGTTGCCAATAAGGGTGGGATTTTTTTCGTAGGTACAGTGAATCACTGCGCCATCCTGCACATTCACTTTGTTGCCCATTTTAATGAAATTAACATCGCCTCTGACAACAGCGTTAAACCAAAAGCTGCAATCGCTGCCGGCAATTACATCGCCAACGATAGTGGCGTTAGGGGCTATAAAGCAGTTTTCTCCAAATTGAGGGTGTTTGCCCAGAACGGGTAAAATGGTAGCCATAGTTACGTTTGAAATAGTAAGTAATGATTGATTGGTTGTTTACCAGATATACGATGTAAATGTAAGCCTAAAGTAGTTTAGTTGGCCCGCGTTGACGGCAGATAACCGATCTTTGCCGATTATGAATAACAGGCAATTGTTTCAGCAGCATGTGGCGCAAACTTCGCCGGCCCCCATAGGGCTGGAAATGGTAAAGGCTGCGGGCATTTATCAATACGATACAGAAGGAAAGGCCTATGCCGACTTAATTTCAGGCTTTAGCGTATGCAATATCGGGCATAGTCATCCAAAGGTAATAGAAGCGGTACAACAGCAGGCAGCAGCGTATATGCACCTGATTGTGTATGGCGAGTTTATTCAAACGCCCCAGGTTACCTATGCTAAAATGCTGGCCGATCTGTTGCCGGCTTCTTTAAACAGTGTTTATTTTACCAACAGTGGGGCCGAAGCTACTGAAGGGGCTATGAAACTGGCCAAACGGGTAACCGGCCGCAGCCGCATTATCTCTTTTAACAACAGCTATCATGGCAGCACACAGGGCGCATTAAGTGTAATGGGCAGTGAGTATTGGCGCAATGCTTTCCGGCCATTGTTGCCCGATGTATACCACTATAATTATAACAGCCAGGAAGCGATTGATGCTATAGACCATAACACCGCCTGCGTAATAGCAGAAACCGTACAGGCCGAAAGTGGCATTAACCGTCCTGCAGCCAGCTGGATACAGGCCTTACGCGCCAAATGCTCTCAAACAGGAACATTGCTGATACTGGATGAAATACAGGCTGGATTCGGTCGCACAGGCTCGCTGTGGGCTTTTGAACAATACCAGGTGGTGCCGGATATATTTCTATTAGGTAAAGCACTGGGTGGCGGCATGCCCCTGGGCGCTTTTATTGCCGATAAAAGCCTGATGGATCAGTTTACTGTAAACCCGGTACTGGGGCATATTACCACTTTTGGGGGCCATCCTGTAAGCTGTGCTGCCGGTAAAGCAGCATTGGAAGTATTATTAAGTGAAGGAGATATAGCAGCGATTCCGGAAAAAGAAAAAGTGTTGCAGCAATTAAACCATCCGGCCATTGTGCAGGTACGTACTGCCGGTTTATGGGCGGCCATACAATTTAGCAGCTTTGAAGTAAACCACCGGGTAATACAAAAATGTATTGCCAACGGGCTGATCACTGACTGGTTTTTGTTTGCTCCTGAATGCTTGCGCGTAGCGCCGCCGTTAATTACTACAGTACAACAGCTGGAAGAAATTGCGGCCATTATTAACAGGAGTATACGCGAAGCGTTAGACTAAACTATCATACACCACCATAGCATACAAGTTGAAAGTAACAGCTACTTTCAACTTGTAATGGGGTAATAAGTATTGTATCAGGAAGAGATACTATTCAGCGGCTGGTGTAGCGGCAACAGCTGGCTTAGCCTGAGGGGTCTTGGTTTTAGCCGCTTTGGTCTTTTTCTTTTTAGAAACGGTTGTTTTTACCTTTTTGGCTTTTTTAGCCTGCTTTTCTACAATGGCTTCGGTTGTAGTGGCTTTAAACCCTTCTGTTAAGATTTTAGCGGCTTTTTTAGCCCTGTTGCTAAATTTTTTATCGCCCAAAGTAACTTTTAAGTCCGAAAAGGCTAATTCTATACGTTGGATAATTAATGTTCTTACTTCTTTTTTACTTGCTTTTGTGTTCGACATTCTTCTGGTTTTAATAAAAAGGTAACATAAAGTTAATATAGGATTTCTTTGTCTAATGTTAAGTTTTCTTATTTGAACCAGAATTAACAATGGGCCGTTTTTAACGGCCCCGTAAGGTGCTTTTAACGGTTAATTCTTTAATAATATCATATTTATTTATTGTCTTCTGTTGGCCCGGTTAGTTTGCCGGGTACTTCTGGCATTGGTTCGGTTGGTTTGTACAGTACTTTTTTGTTCTGCCTTGTTTTCAGTAGCGGTAGCTTGCCTGTTGGCGCTGTTTTGCTGATAGGTGGCCTGTGCTTCTTCTTTGGTTACTGTACCATCCGCTTTAGCGGCATTGCGGTTGGCCTGGTTTTGCTGGTAAGTGCTTTGCCGGTTGTTTTGTGCATCGGCAGCAGTAGTTTGCCGATTCGCGTGGTTTTCCTGTCTTTTAGTCTGACGGTTACTACTATTGGTTTGAACGGTTTGTTTATGGGTGGTATCCTGTGCCGTGGCTGTGCAGATAGATAATATTGTTACCAGGCCTACTATCAGTAAGTGTAAGAATGTGTTCTTTTTCATATTATATCAGTATGTAAGAATGAAAAGGGATAAGTGGTTTAACGTATTACTACTACACGTCTGTAAGGGCGAATGACAGCACAGGCAGGTCGTATCACAACAGGAGCAATATATACAGGCGCGGGAGCCACTGTTACTACCCGTACAGGGCGAACAACTACTGGCGCTACAACTACACGTGGCCTGCAAACAGGTTTTACAATAATGGTCTGTGCATGTAAGCTGGCGGTAATACTGGCCAGCAGTATCATCAGGGCAACGATCTTTTTCATGATAGTTTGTTTTTGTTTGATGATGTTAAGGTAGTATACCACGTAACCTGCCAGCGCCACGTTTCCGGTGAAGCTGTCAAAAGTGGTGGTGAAGCAGATAGCAGCCCCGTGTGTGCAGGAGTGTAGTGGGCTGCTATCTGCATTAAAACTTAGATATCGCCCTGTTTCTTTTGTATGCGGGAAGTGCCTGCCTTACGTTTTACCAGGAAGGCCTGGAAGTAGGAAGGCATGAGTTGCCGGGGCTTGTGGCGGTGCGGTTGTATGGGCTTTTGATATTCTACATAGTAAATGCGTAACAACAGCAGAAAGTAGGAAATAATTAAAGGCCCGAAAATAAGCCCGGTGATACCAAACAGCTTTAAACCCATAATAACCCCCAGTACGGTAACAATAGGATGCACATCGGCCATGCGTTTGGCCAGTATAAAACGTACTACATTATCAGACAGGCCTATTACCAGGAAGCCCCATGCTATAACAAAACCTCCCTGCCACATATGTCCGGTAGCAAACATATACAGGCTTACCGGAGCCCATATAACACTGGCGCCTACAATGGGCATTACACTGGCAAAGCCGGTGGCTACTGCCCAAAAGCCGGGTTGGGGCAAACCGGCTATTAAATAGCATGCCCAGCCAAGCAGCCCCTGTATTACGCAAATCAGTGGAATGCCAATGGAATTACTAAAGGTTTGGGCTACCAGTTCATTGCCAAACAGTTTTATCTTATCACGTGGAAAAGGGAGGAAATAAAGCAGAGAAGCTTCCAGCCGGTTTATTTTTTCCAACATAAAATACAACATAAAATACATCATGAGGATAAGTGAGAACATATTAAATCCCTGACCAAGTATAGCACCTACCAATGAAGTAGCTACCGTTTGTATTTTTTCAATGGTTTTATCCGAAATAATGCTGATGTGCAACTGCTGCTCAATCCGGTGGTCCAGATTTTTAGCCCCGTCAATAAGGGGTTGGGGATTTTCTGCCACGCTTGCTATTTTATTATATAATAGTGTTACAAGCAGGCCAATAGGCAATAAAATAATAAAAAATGACACTACCATTACCAGCACTGCCGCCCAGGTTTTGTGCCAGTGATATTTCTTAATAAACTTACACATAAAGGGTTTTCCCAGCACATACAGGATAATAGCCCCTAAAAAAGCAGTGAAAAACTGGATAAGGTTCCAGAACAAAAAAAGGCCTAATATGCATATGAAGGCAAGCAGGAAGTATCGGTTAACTTTATTATCCCGGTGGTTTTCCATTTAATGGTTTTTACACTATTGGTACAATGCTTGTACCACACTAAGCACGCTATCAATTAATAACCAAATAAAAATCACAACACCATGACCAGCAATCAAAAATTTTTAGCCGGTATTGTATTAGGTGCAGCCGCGGGCGCATTAGTAACGCTTTTTCTGAATAGCGACAAGGGGAAAGCATTACTGGAAGATGTAAAAGATATTGCAGATGATGCCAAAG encodes the following:
- the ubiE gene encoding bifunctional demethylmenaquinone methyltransferase/2-methoxy-6-polyprenyl-1,4-benzoquinol methylase UbiE → MANFAHDHVVPYQDSELEKKQQVANMFDSIAGRYDFMNRFLSAGIDVKWRKKAINLLKPLQPQNVLDVATGTGDVAIMTARMLQPKKITGIDISEGMLEIGREKIVKQGLSAIIDLQKGDSETINFPDNSFDAITVAFGVRNFQNLEKGLKEMLRVLKPGGKLVVLEFSRPKEPVFKTLYNIYMNLIAPGVGKMLAKNKEAYQYLNDSVQAFPEREQLVSIMQGLGYRDTSYKTLTLGICCIYCGSK
- a CDS encoding DUF3630 family protein; this encodes MKTRYHSTSTPTSSFSIVEDAATLHEFYSITRQLGNDKKVRFTSKTDEADNIEWHFTYRRRHLTLQYNIYNGITLFTHSQKDHTTAEQLVSSLLPNKAV
- a CDS encoding dihydroorotase, yielding MNYLIRNTSIVNEGTITQGDVWVKNGRIEKVGGTIAVTEAVTEIDGTGLHLLPGAIDDQVHFREPGLTHKATIYTEAKAAVAGGVTSFMEMPNTKPPVFSQELLEQKYDIGARTSLANYSFFMGTANDNIEEVLKTNEKKDRVCGVKIFMGSSTGNLLVDNPLMLEKVFGNSELLIATHCEDEAIIKRNLEARKNEKPLLDASDHPIIRNEEACFESSFRAIQFAKKHNSRLHILHITTQKELQLFTNMVPLADKRITAEVCVHHLHFTSDDYAAQGNRIKCNPAIKAPFNREALWQGLLDDRLDVIATDHAPHTLEEKNEAYEHAHAGLPLVQHSLLTMLYYVQQGKITIEKVVEKMSHAVATCFQIAERGFIREGYYADLVLVNLNQPYTVSSSNILYKCGWSPFEGFTYPATVTHTFVNGHLVYGNGSFDESNNGMRLRFNRE
- a CDS encoding AAA family ATPase; translation: MHTGEDIRRLNEQIQYAAGFIDVLRAEMSKVVVGQQYMVDRLLIGLLSNGHVLLEGVPGLAKTLTIKSLSQAVHAHFSRIQFTPDLLPADVVGTMIYNQQRGEFVVRKGPVFANFVLADEINRAPAKVQSALLEAMQERQVTIGEHTYPLDDPFLVLATQNPQEQEGTYALPEAQVDRFMLKIVVGYPDKKEEQMIVRSQVLGLKGPKITPVVRMEELVKGRDLARQVYMDEKIEQYIVDLVFATRFPDQYGLNKLKRFISFGGSPRCSISLALAAKSQAFMNKRGFVIPDDVKAIAKDVMRHRVGITYEAEAENIKSDQLVDEIIRVVQVP
- a CDS encoding DUF58 domain-containing protein, translating into MTSAEVIKKVRTLEIKSKRLTDHMFAGEYLTAFKGRGMKFKEVREYQAGDDPRFIDWNVSARMGQTFTKLFEEERELTVYLLVDVSASSLFGTFRETKRDLITQISAVLAFSAIANNDKASLISFSDKVEKYMQPKKGRDHVLHIVKELLTFKPRSASTRLLKALDFVNHVSKHKSIIFILSDFADTGYRDVLRVAARRHDIIGIQVYDRRDKQLPRMGILQVRDAETGQTVWLDTNDLVTRTRYNEQFLRIKQEAKLSFRDAGCDLLQIATGEDYVKALQEFFIRRA
- the rsgA gene encoding ribosome small subunit-dependent GTPase A; this encodes MRALIYKSTGSWYIARGEDGQLYNARVKGSFKVEGLTSTNPIAVGDEVNLNPEDEADNVATITDIHDRRNYIARTSPHNKNKHHIVASNIDQTLLFATLKDPKTSQGFLDRFLVSAEAYHVPAILVFNKSDLFRKKEQELYDELWNMYTAIGYTVLKISLKQGEGIEELKTLLQDKTTLVSGHSGVGKSTFINHLFPDMELKTQEVSGWSGKGLHTTTYAEMFDLPFNGKIIDTPGIREFGLVDISRQELSHYFPEMRALLNNCQFNNCQHINEPGCAVKAAVESGEIAESRFFSYYNILESIDAKSY
- the porT gene encoding type IX secretion/gliding motility protein PorT/SprT, with protein sequence MLHLLRKQIACSAGILLVLLTASAAHAQFWIREGLNRPDHDNYLYYFGISLAYNTSYLHTSKNEHFLENDSVLVANPGAKGGISLGLLATLQLTPRWSLRSNPQLIIGGSKYFTYTLKNPARGESVTETRSMPSTIVSLPLHFKFNSDRIYNFRTYLLGGIKYDIDLASNSAARNAENLVKLRKYDFGVEAGIGFNFYLKFVTVSPEIKFSSGLTNIHARDPSLKYSSVFDKLQSRMIFITLNLED
- a CDS encoding gamma carbonic anhydrase family protein produces the protein MATILPVLGKHPQFGENCFIAPNATIVGDVIAGSDCSFWFNAVVRGDVNFIKMGNKVNVQDGAVIHCTYEKNPTLIGNNVSIGHNALVHGCTLHDDVLIGMGAIVMDRCVVNSNSIIAAGAVVLEGTIVESGSIYAGVPAKKVKDISKEMIHGEIDRIANNYVKYSSWFSDFNAAK
- a CDS encoding vWA domain-containing protein: MLTKWINDIEFAYPLALIALLIIPIIIWDYLRTNNRVQASMIITTTQFLNKSNMKSLRTNLRHLPFGLRCLSLLLIMIALARPQKKYSAQKLEGEGIDIVLCFDISGSMTARDLLPNRLEAAKEVAVNFVNNRPGDRIGITIFSNQSFTLCPLTLDHNTVLNQIQNIQSGYLQDEGTAIGSGLATSVDRLRAAQSKSKIVVLLTDGIDFGGVIPPDIAKEMAKLYKIKVYTIGVGSDSTVSQMVNGVAEVTKLQYNESLLKELADYTGGQYFHANDKSGLNKVYGSINLMEKSKVEVITFNKFTDNYRGILIAGLLVLVIELVIRYAILRKFP